Within [Chlorobium] sp. 445, the genomic segment AGCGCAGTGCGCTTGTCAGCAGTTGCGACTCACGTCCGCCACCGGATTGAAAGACTTCAATGCGGCTAGGCGGTGTTGTCCCAAAAATCACATCGGTGTTGAAGAAAAAAGCGTTATCAATCACGCGACTGCGCAGATATGCACCTGTTAGGTTGAGCGACGTGCGCAGCAGCGACCACTCTGGCAAATCTAGCGTCAGCTCAATACCTTCCGAGAAAATATCACGGCTATTGACAGGTACATCGTAAGCGCCAATGAAGGTGTCAATCACTGCGACTTCAATCTCTGGCGGTCGACCAGCGGGCGTAGAGACGACTCGGAAGCGTGGATAGGTGAGCACGGCTGGCAATCGATTGATGCCAAAGGCACCTGTTGTGTTTTCTCGAAATGCGACCACATTTGCCGTTACGCCACTTATTGACACATCTACACCAAGTTCAGTTTTTGTAGCACTGAAATATCGCGCATTGGGGTTCTTCGGCTCAATGACACGTGTTGTAATCATGACGAGCCGCTCTGCAGGATTCGGCGCAAAGTAATTGAAGCCAACGAGATCGAAGTATTTGCGATCGGGATACAGTTGCGAGAGTGTCGGCGACTTTACTGTTACACCGAAGCCACCGCGCAGCCAGATGCCATCAATGATTTCGACTGTGGCATTGAGGCGCGGTGAAATTGCTTCACCGAAGGTGCCACGAAAAAAGACCTTGCGGCTGAATGTTATCGAAGCGTGCGCCCAGTTGCACAAGTACACTCTTGCCTAAGATGTCTGCGGCGATGCGGTCTTCGATGTAGAAGCCCAACTGCGTCAGTGCAGGAATATCGCTAAATGGACGTGGTCGCTCGCCTACAGAGTAATTTTGACGTGGTGGCGTAAAAATATCAAAGCTACGTCCTTCACCTCGATTTTGGTCGTAGCGCAGCTCAAAGCCTGAAAAAAATTGGTGCAAGAAGCCAAACAAGCTCGCTTTGTGCACAAACTCTAAACGTGAGTAGAGATTCAGGGGCAAACCTTGCACACTGGTGCGATTGAGATATTCAATATCGCCGAAGATACCGGGCTTTGTGGTATCGCTTGTAGCATCAGAGAGCGGGAAGCGACCGTCAGCACGTGTGATGAGTTCCTGAAAGCGTCCAACTTGTTCTGTGTAGTTCAGACTTGCGGTCCATTCCAATTTGGTGCGTGCATCATCATCGAAGCGCAATACAGAAAAAAGACTTGTGCGTAAGCCACGATCTTGTGCAACGCGCGTGATTTGCTGCTGATCGCGCTCAAACTGCTGGCGTTCGTCAATTGTGGTGTAAAAATTAGTGCGCAGTGTGCTTGTCAGTCGCGCAGCATTATCCCATTGCTGCGACCAGGCAAGATTGGCAATAAGGCGAGAGAATGTCTCTTCAGTGCGGCGCAGATCATCTTGTGAGCGCGTAAAATTGAGTTCTGCGGTCAGATTCGTTCGCTTCTCAAACAGCGCCCAGCCTGCACCGAGTGTGCTCTCAAAAGTTTGTGGATTGAGCCTAAGGCGCGCTTGAGGTTTGTAGGCAGAGGCGCGGGTTTGGACCAGAATTGCACCGACGGTCAAATCGCCGTGCCGCGCCGATGGAATGCCGCGTATGACTTCAATCGACTCAATGTTATCAGCGGAAAATTGTCGCAAGTCTAAGCCACGTCCTTCTGCTGAAGCAAACGGTGGTAAGGTTCCCGGTGCAGAGTTCAAGATCGTCAGATTTGTTTGCAGGTTCGCATTGTTGGAGAGCGGCACACCATCGAGCACAATTGCAGTGCCTAAGGCATTGGCTCTATCGGCAGCAGAGGGATTAGCCGCACTGACAGACAGCGGCGCTTGGCGCAATAGACTTTGACGCACACCTGAGAGCGTGGGATTTTGTGCCAGTTGTCCCGGCAAAAGCTGCAAGACATCAGCGAGGCTTGAGGCTTGCACATGTTCAATCGCACTGCGCTCGATGCGCGACGTGGTTCCAAGTTCACCACCTTGTGCATTTTCGCGCGCAGTTACCACAACTTCAGCAGATTTAAATGAGACATAGCGCAATGCTACGTTTAGCTTTGTCTCATCATCTTTGAGCTCAACAGTAACCAGTTCACGCACGATGCCAACGCGTTCGAAGACGATATCGAGTTTAGTTTTGGGAAGATTGTCTAAGCGAAAGAAGCCTCGCGCATCAGTAAAGGTAAAAGCGCTTGTGCCAAGGGCACGCACCACGACATCTTGCAGGGGCTGGTCATCTTCAGCAGCACGCACGCTGCCGATGAGTGTCGCTCGCCGCTCCTGTCCTGCAGCTATGCAAGTCATTTGCAACAGAAGCGCAAGAACAAGCACGAGCTTAATGTTCAACTGCATTTTGATTTTTTCCTTTGCCTTGCAAATGATTTGCAAGTAAAAATACAATGTTTTTTACAAATTGCCTTCAAAAGTAGAGCTCAAGTACAACATGCATAGAGTTCTTGCAGTGAAGCCTTGCACAGCAAGAAAAGTCGACTACGGTTATCCATCTCTCACGGGTTTTGAAGTTGCAGTACGTGCTCACAAAAAAATTAGCGTGCTGCTTGAAAGTTTTTTTACAAAGCCTGCAATAGCGTTATCTTTATGGCGCCACCAGATCTTTCCAACATCAAACGCGTGTGCAGTATGTCCAAAACGCTTGCCTACAGTAACGATAGTCAGGTCATTGACTTTCTCAGCAGGGTTTCTCCATTTGAGCGTCTGACAACCGATGAACTTCAAGCTGTCGCTAATCTACTTTGGCGTCAGCATTTTGCAGAGGGCGAAAAAGTGTTCTCGCAAGGTGACCACAGTTCAGAAGCGTATATCATCGAGTCGGGTAAGCTCTCCTTTGAGAAGATGGGTCACATCATTCGTTTTTTGAAGCAGGCGAAGTATGTGGTCGCTCTGCCATGGTGAATGATATGCCAAGAAGTGGTTCTGCTTTTGCTGTTGAACCCACCACGGCCCTTGTAATAGATCGCCGAAAACTTGAGAATCCTGAGTGTCTCAATCCGCGCATATATGGCAAAATCTGCATGGAGTTTGCGCGCATGCTCACAAATCCGACCTCTGAGGAAGAAGCGATGTATCGCGAAATCGATGTTTTGCTTTTGCAAGATGGCGGTTGTGCACCGGGCTATAATCCTGTTACGGCTTTTATCACAGAGTATCTCGAGCAAGACAAGCGGCGTGTTTTTATCACGAAAGAAGGTTTCATCTCGTTGGTGAAAGCGCATACAGAAGACTATCGTCGACTGGTGTATAGCATTGGATTGTATCATCAATTGGAACGCATTCCCGGAGTGATTTTCTCGCCGCCCTTACGTGAAGCGCGTGGCGCAGATTTCCGCACCGAACGCTTCAGCGACTTTAAGAAGCCCGAAGTTCAGGCAAAAGCAGTAGAAGAGATTTTGCGGCGCAAGGTCAAAGTGCTGGTCGGCATTGGTGGCAATGGGACCTTTGCTGGTATGAATGCCTTGTCTCAAGCGCTGCCGAAGAGTGTGCAGACGTTCTTCGTTCCTGTTACAATTGATAGCGATGTCTACGGCACAGAGTGTATTGGTCAGCATACTGGCGTGGAGGTTGGTTCAGAGAAAATTCGTTGCTACATGGCAGACGCCCGCACGCACCATCGCTGTTACATCATTGAGATGATGGGCGCAGCTGGCGGCTATCATGCTTTGCATTCGTGTCTGGGTGCGGGTGCACACTTGGCGGTCTTGCCTCAGTCTAAGTTTGACATGAAAAAACTCGCTGAAGCGATTGGACCGCGAACTTCAACTGTCATTGTTGTCGCAGAAGGCTACAAAGCCGAAGAACGCAAAGCCAAAGGCATCAAACAAAATGCCGCAGAATACTTCCGTGATGAACTTCTGGCTGCAGGCTTGCAAACTAAACAGAAAATTGTCTGTGAAGCCTTCTCACGTGACATTCGCGGGGCTAAACCGAACAACATGGATCTGACGCTGGCGCAACGCATGGCACGCAAACTTGCAGAACTTATCCGCTCTGGTGAGACACGCATGATGCCTGCTGTGCTTGCCGATAGAGAATATGCTATTAGCTTTGATGAAATTCGTACAGAAAATTCGGTCGACTCCGATTTGGCGCAACTGGCAAACCGTTTGGGTATTCACCATCATAATTCGGAGATGACAAAAGCCTGAGCACATAAAGCCAAGCGCTAACCTATGTGCGCATGCGGCTTGATGCGCCCAAGCGATTTACTTAACTTCTTTTTCTTGCAAGGCAAGAACAGCCAAAAGAACATTTAGCTTACTTTGAACGCTTAACTTTTTTGAGTATGCCAACGAAAGCAAAATCCGCCGCAAAGAAAACTTCAGTTGCCAAAGCCACCCTGAGTGCAGTCACAAATGGACATGGCAAGAATGGTAAAATCGCTAAGTCTACGACAACCAAGGCAAGTCCAAAAGCCAGTCGCAAAAAATTCATCTACTTCTTCGGTGGTGGTAAAGCCGAAGGGGATGCCAACATGAAAAATTTGCTTGGTGGCAAAGGCGCTAACTTAGCCGAAATGACGAACATCGGCTTACCTGTTCCACCCGGTTTTACCATTACAACCGAAGTTTGCACTTACTTCTACGACAATCAGCGCACCTATCCGAAAGGGCTTTTTGAAAAGGACATTCCTGAAGCGCTTGCCAAAATGGAAAAACTCTTGGGCAAAAAATTCGGAGATCCCAAAAATCCCCTGCTCGTCTCCGTCCGCTCTGGTGCAAGAGCTTCTATGCCCGGGATGATGGATACGATTCTCAACTTAGGCTTGAACGACCGCACCGTCGAAGGCCTTGCCAAACTCAGCGGCAATCCACGCTTTGCTTACGATTGCTATCGGCGCTTTGTACAAATGTACGGCGATGTGGTAATGGGCTTGAAACCGCAAGACAAAAAAGATATCGACCCCTTTGAGGCGATCATTGAGCAAAAAAAGTTAGAGCGTGGTGTCACGCAAGATGTTGAACTTAATGCTGATGATTTAAAAGACCTTGTTGCACAGTTCAAGCGCATCATTAAAGAGCGCACCGGGAAGGATTTTCCTGATGATCCTTTTGAGCAACTGCGTGGTGCTATTGGTGCCGTCTTCGAGAGCTGGAATAACGAGCGAGCGATTGTCTATCGCAAACTTAACAACATTCCTGCCTCGTGGGGTACAGCATGCAATGTGCAAGCAATGGTATTTGGTAATTTGGGTGAAAACTCTGGTACAGGTGTTGCCTTCACGCGTGATGCAGCAACCGGCGAAAAATGTGTTCTATGGCGAGTACTTGATGAATGCGCAAGGCGAAGACGTCGTCGCTGGTATTCGCACGCCGCTCAAAATCGCGGAACTGCAAAAGCAAAGTCCTGAACTTTACGCACAACTCGAGAAAATCCGCCGAATCCTTGAAAAGCACTACAAGGACATGATGGATATTGAGTTTACGATTGAGCAAGGCAAGCTTTACATGCTGCAATGTCGTGTTGGCAAGCGCACAGGATTTGCTGCTATTAAAATTGCTTTAGACATGAAAGATGAGCGGCTGATTTCTGAAAAAGAAGCGCTCCTGCGCATTGAACCTGAACAACTCAACCAACTCTTGCGTCCAATCTTTGACCCCAAACAAAAACGCGAGGCTATTGACAAAGGTCGCTTGATGGCACGCGGCTTGAACGCTGGACCTGGCGCTGCAACGGGACGAGTGTATTTCAATGCGGCCGATGCAGAAGCTGCTGCCAAGCGCGGCGAACGCGTGATTTTAGTGCGCATTGAAACCTCGCCAGAAGACATTCGTGGCATGGCTGCTGCTGAAGGCATTCTCACAGCGCGTGGCGGTATGACCTCTCACGCCGCACTGGTCGCCCGTCAAATGGGCAAGGTCTGTGTCGCTGGGTGTGATGCTCTGGAAATTAGCTACGAGCAGGCACGCATGAAAGTTAAAGGCAAAGAATTTCTCATTAAAGAAGGTGATTACATCTCCATTGATGGCTCGACTGGCGAAGTCATTGAAGGTGAAGTGCAAACCAAACCGTCAGAAGTCTTGCAAGTCTTGTTTAGTAAAACGCTCAAGCCCGAAGAGTCTGAAGTCTATCAGATGTATGAACGCTTGATGCAGTGGGCAGATAAGTATCGCAAATTGCGCATTCGTGCAAATGCCGATCAGCCCGACCAAGCGCAAAATGCCATCATCTTTGGGGCAGAAGGCATCGGACTTTGCCGCACAGAGCATATGTTCTTTGGTAAAGACCGCATTGATAAAGTTCGTCAGATGATTCTGGCTAACTCGGCAGAAGAGCGCCGTGAAGCCCTTAAAGAAATTATACCCTATCAGCGCGTCGATTTCTATGGCATTTTCAAAGTGATGAACGGTCATCCGGTTACTATCCGTCTCTTAGACCCGCCGCTGCATGAATTTTTGCCGCATACTGAAAAAGAACAGCGCGAACTTGCCGAAAAACTGCATAAGACCTACGAAGAAGTGCATCAGCGTGTAGAGTCGCTGCTGGAAATGAATCCTATGCTCGGCTTCAGGGGCTGCCGTTTGGGCATTATCTATCCTGAGATTACGGAAATGCAAGCGCGCGCCATTCTTGAAGCTGCATGCAATGCACATAAAGATGGCATCAAAGTCTTACCTGAAATTATGATTCCGCTTATCGGTCACGTCAGAGAATTAGAAATGCAAGCTAAGCTCATTCATGAGACAGCTGAAAAGGTGTTCGCCGAAAAGAACATTCGCATCGAATACCTTGTCGGTACAATGATTGAAGTCCCGCGTGCGGCTCTAACGGCTGGTGAAATCGCTAAAGTCGCTGACTTTTTCAGTTACGGTACAAACGACCTTACACAAATGACCCTTGGTCTTAGCCGTGATGACGCTGGACGTTTCTTGCCTACTTACGTTGAAAAAGAAATCTATCTTCGTGATCCCTTTGAGGCGATTGACCAAGTTGGTGTGGGGCGTTTGATGCAACTGGGTACGCAAGAGGGGCGCGCTGTGAAACCTAAGCTCAAAGTTGGCATTTGCGGCGAACATGGTGGTGAGCCAAGCTCGATTGAGTTTTGCCATCGATTGGGCTTTGATTATGTCTCCTGCAGCCCTTTCCGCATTCCAATTGCACGATTAGCGGCTGCCCGCGCCGCACTGAAAGGCTGAGTCTGAAACCTATAGCAGCAAGCCGCAACGACATTCTGAAAACAAAAAAGCCTCGTGGAGTTTCCCCGAGGCTTTTGCATTGTTGCCCTTCAAGTACCTCTTGTCACTCACGTTCTTCAATCGGGACATACTTCTTGTCCATCGGTCCGACATATTCAGCAGTTGGACGAATCAAGCGATTATTAGCGTATTGCTCTAAGATATGCGCAACCCAACCCGCTGTGCGCGCCACAGCAAAAACCGGCGTAAAGAGATCGATCGAAATCCCCATCAAGTGATAGACCGACGCCGAGTAGAAATCCACGTTGGGATAAAGTCCTTTCTCTTGCAAGACAATTGCCTCGATACGGCGGCACATTTCATACCATTTCAAGTTACCTGTGCGATAGCCTAATAGCTCCGACATCTTGCGCAAGTGTGTTGCACGCGGATCTTCGGTTTTATAGACGCGATGCCCGAAGCCCATAATTTTTTTCTTCTCGGAAAGGAGTTTTCTGACATATCCTTCAGCACGGCTTGGATCGCCAATGTCAATTAGCATGCGCATTACCTGCTCGTTTGCTCCACCATGCAACGGTCCTTTAAGGGCACCAATTGCACCTGCAATTGCCGAATACATATCTGACAGCGTTGCTGCAATCACACGCGCCGTGAAGGTTGAAGCATTGAGTTCATGATCTGCATGCAAAATCAGGCAGATGTCAAAGAGCCGCGTCATTTCAGAATCCGGCAGTTTACCTGTGAGCATATAGAGGAAATTGGCTGCAAACGGCAAACTGGGGTCGGGTTGAATTAAATCTTTTTCGTTGCGAATGCGCTCATCAAATGCGACAATCGTTGCCACCTGCGACATGAGTTTGAAAGCGCGTTCAAAGTGCGCTTCCGTTGTCATACGCTCATCGTTGTCATAGAGCGCAAGTTCGGAGACCGCTGTGCGCAAGGCTTCCATAGGCGGTGCAGAAGTAGGAATGGTATAAAGATGCGCCACCACTTCACGTGGCAAGCGACGATGCTGTACTAGGCGTTTATTGAACTCATTGAGCTCGCGTCGATTCGGCAATTTGCCATACCACAACAAATAAATCACTTCCTCAAATGTCGCATCCCCATTGACTAAATCGTGAACATCATAGCCACGATACACCAGACGTCCTTTTTTGCCGTCAATGAAGCAAATCTCAGAAGTCGCCGCTACAATATCTTCAAGTCCTGCCTTCTGCGGGACAATTTTTGTGCGCCCTCTTCCACCTTGACATCTGAATTTTTGGCAGAGCTGCCGTTGGTGAGAATTTCTGGCATAGTTACCTCTCCTTTCTTCAATTTTGAAAAACTACATTGCGCCAAAGCGCCATGAAAACTTTTCGAATATAAGAAATCTTTTGAGCAATCGTCCCAATACATTGTGTTTATCTCTGCAGCGCCTAGCGGAGGGTTATGCTCTCTCTGCATCTGTAGCCTGTATTGCCTCGTCACGCTTAGAGGCACATGGCTGCACTCTTCTGCACTTCTTAGCCCGAAATCGTCTCTGCCTGCCAGCGTGACATACCGCCCAGCATATTAAAGACTTTCTCAAAGCCAAGTTGTGCCAGTATTCCGCTTGCACTGACGCTTCGAATCCCATGTTCACATAGCACCACAATATCTTGTTTTGCATCAAGCTCTTCGTAGCGTTGGTAAAGTTCGTCTAACGGGATATTGATAGCGGTGGGAATGCGCCGCGCAAAAAATTCCCTTGGCGTGCGCACATCTAAGAGCGTAAGTTGAGGATTGTTACGCAGTTTTGCTGCAACCTCTTCGGGCGAGAGATGAATGACCATGGTTCAGATGAAATAATGTAGTGAGTGAATATGTAAATTTGCCGCTCTCTAAACCATGAAGTTTGCACAAAAATTCAATGCTGACAGTTCGTCGCAGCGCGCTTTACACGTTTTGGTTTCGCCATTATTCACGCGCGCAGTTTCGCAAATACTTCGATAAAGTCCGTACCTTCGGCACAGAATTGCTGCAACACATCGAGCTTGAGACCCCCATCATCTTTTTTTGCAATCATGCTTACTGGTGGGATGGGTTTTGGACACAACTTTGCACTGAAGCCTACTTCAAGCAAAATCTTTACATCATCATTGAATACAAGCAACTTGTGCGCTACCAATTCTTTACGCGGCTTGGTGCATTCTCCATCGTGCGAGAAAACCCGCGCGAAGCCATGCAGACCATCACCTATGCCGTCGAAAAACTCACAGAGCCTTCAGATAAGCAAAACGCTTTGTGGATTTTCCCGCAGGGCATCATCGAGCACGTTGACAAGCGACCGATTGTCTTTTTCAATGGGGCATCAAAAATTGTAGAGCGCGTCTTGGATAAACTACCAGCGATTTATGTTTGCTCTATGGTCTCACGCATTGATTACCTTGAAGAACAAAAACCTGAACTTTTTCTTTCCTTCAAACCGCCGACACGCATTGTCAGAGAAACCTTTGCTGGCACAAAATCACTGACCGCTGCGATGCAATCTGAAACCGAAGCTCATCTTGATGAACTCAAAGCACGCATTTTGGCACGCAATTTTAGCAACTCGAGAATTTTGGTCGAAGGGGCAATGTCCATCAATCGCCGTTGGGATAGATTTAGAGAGTGGCTTGGACTACAAAAAAGTAGCTGATGCTTCCTGCATCAGCCAGCAATCAACTTCTCTCCAACCCAGCTACATTCGAGTTATCTAC encodes:
- a CDS encoding citrate synthase (catalyzes the formation of citrate from acetyl-CoA and oxaloacetate), which translates into the protein MVPQKAGLEDIVAATSEICFIDGKKGRLVYRGYDVHDLVNGDATFEEVIYLLWYGKLPNRRELNEFNKRLVQHRRLPREVVAHLYTIPTSAPPMEALRTAVSELALYDNDERMTTEAHFERAFKLMSQVATIVAFDERIRNEKDLIQPDPSLPFAANFLYMLTGKLPDSEMTRLFDICLILHADHELNASTFTARVIAATLSDMYSAIAGAIGALKGPLHGGANEQVMRMLIDIGDPSRAEGYVRKLLSEKKKIMGFGHRVYKTEDPRATHLRKMSELLGYRTGNLKWYEMCRRIEAIVLQEKGLYPNVDFYSASVYHLMGISIDLFTPVFAVARTAGWVAHILEQYANNRLIRPTAEYVGPMDKKYVPIEERE
- a CDS encoding glycerol acyltransferase yields the protein MLTVRRSALYTFWFRHYSRAQFRKYFDKVRTFGTELLQHIELETPIIFFCNHAYWWDGFWTQLCTEAYFKQNLYIIIEYKQLVRYQFFTRLGAFSIVRENPREAMQTITYAVEKLTEPSDKQNALWIFPQGIIEHVDKRPIVFFNGASKIVERVLDKLPAIYVCSMVSRIDYLEEQKPELFLSFKPPTRIVRETFAGTKSLTAAMQSETEAHLDELKARILARNFSNSRILVEGAMSINRRWDRFREWLGLQKSS